Proteins encoded by one window of Filimonas effusa:
- a CDS encoding DUF6814 family protein — MNLLKRCLGIFWLLLGPLSMGYLIFEACQKISAHPVQDVYLPWIIIIIVFLPVAIGLMVFGYYALKGEYDV; from the coding sequence ATGAATCTTTTAAAACGTTGTCTCGGTATTTTCTGGCTTTTGCTGGGGCCTTTGTCTATGGGCTATCTCATTTTTGAAGCCTGTCAAAAGATCTCTGCCCACCCGGTACAGGATGTTTACCTGCCGTGGATCATCATCATTATTGTATTTCTGCCGGTAGCCATAGGCCTAATGGTATTTGGTTATTATGCACTGAAAGGAGAATATGACGTGTGA
- the gldA gene encoding gliding motility-associated ABC transporter ATP-binding subunit GldA has product MSIEVSRLTKIYGTQKAVSDLSFSLGKGEIVGFLGPNGAGKSTTMKMITGYLQPDSGIARVAGLSVKEQPIAVKKKIGYLPEANPLYPEMYVREYLAFVAGIHDIKDSKKRIEEVIALTGLVPESNKKLMQLSKGYKQRAGLAAALIHDPEVLVLDEPTSGLDPNQIVEIRNVIKEQGLNKTVLFSSHILQEVQAVCNRIIIINKGILVADDSLANLQRGNKQSIRVVFEEPLEPAWLERLPAITSVSKTAANTWQLQTTDHNAARKQLLELALRENLNIVQLQNEGGNLEELFRSLTHSK; this is encoded by the coding sequence ATGTCTATAGAGGTTTCACGGCTTACTAAAATTTACGGTACCCAAAAGGCGGTCAGCGACCTGAGTTTTTCATTAGGCAAAGGCGAGATCGTTGGATTCCTGGGGCCTAACGGTGCAGGAAAAAGCACCACCATGAAAATGATCACAGGCTACCTGCAACCCGACAGCGGTATAGCCAGGGTAGCAGGCCTTTCGGTAAAAGAACAGCCCATTGCGGTCAAGAAAAAGATAGGTTACCTGCCCGAAGCCAACCCTTTGTACCCGGAAATGTACGTACGTGAGTACCTGGCTTTTGTTGCAGGCATTCATGACATCAAAGACAGTAAAAAACGAATTGAAGAGGTTATTGCGTTAACGGGGCTGGTGCCGGAAAGCAATAAAAAACTGATGCAGCTGTCGAAGGGGTATAAACAGCGCGCCGGGTTGGCTGCCGCATTAATTCACGATCCGGAAGTGCTGGTGCTCGATGAACCTACCAGCGGGCTTGACCCCAACCAGATCGTAGAAATACGCAACGTCATTAAAGAACAGGGGTTGAATAAAACGGTTCTGTTCTCTTCCCATATTCTGCAGGAAGTACAGGCTGTGTGCAACCGCATCATCATTATTAACAAGGGCATATTGGTTGCCGATGACTCCCTGGCCAATTTGCAGCGGGGCAACAAACAATCTATACGCGTAGTATTTGAAGAGCCGCTGGAGCCAGCCTGGCTGGAACGTTTGCCGGCTATTACTTCGGTGAGCAAAACAGCTGCTAATACCTGGCAGCTGCAAACAACGGATCATAATGCCGCCCGCAAGCAATTGCTGGAACTCGCATTAAGAGAAAATCTCAACATTGTTCAACTTCAAAATGAAGGTGGCAACCTGGAAGAACTGTTCCGGTCGCTCACTCATTCCAAATAA
- a CDS encoding DUF2461 domain-containing protein has product METASIQFLKSLAKNNHKEWFDANRPKYEAAKADFAELVAAVISGTGKADATVAALQPKECIFRINRDVRFSKDKSPYKPHFGASITRDGRKSMYAGYYVHIQPGNQSFIGGGIWMPEPGVLKKLRQEIDYCFDEFSSIINHKKFVAAYGAPERSAEYVLSRPPKGYEADNPAIEFIKLKSLVVSKLIPDEMLTQKDLAKQIVASFGTLQPLIAFINRALE; this is encoded by the coding sequence ATGGAAACGGCAAGTATTCAATTCCTGAAATCACTGGCAAAAAACAATCATAAAGAGTGGTTCGATGCCAACAGGCCTAAGTATGAAGCAGCCAAAGCCGATTTTGCCGAGCTGGTCGCAGCCGTTATCAGCGGCACCGGCAAAGCCGATGCTACTGTAGCTGCACTGCAACCCAAGGAATGTATTTTCCGGATCAACCGGGATGTGCGCTTCAGCAAAGACAAATCGCCCTATAAGCCACATTTCGGCGCCAGCATTACGCGCGACGGGCGGAAAAGCATGTATGCAGGCTATTATGTACATATTCAGCCGGGCAATCAAAGTTTTATCGGCGGCGGCATATGGATGCCGGAACCCGGCGTACTTAAGAAGTTAAGACAGGAAATCGACTACTGCTTCGACGAATTCAGCAGTATCATCAATCATAAGAAGTTTGTGGCAGCATACGGCGCACCGGAGAGAAGTGCAGAGTATGTGCTAAGCAGGCCGCCCAAGGGTTATGAGGCAGACAATCCTGCTATTGAATTCATTAAGCTGAAGAGCCTGGTGGTTTCTAAATTGATCCCTGATGAAATGCTGACGCAGAAGGATCTTGCAAAACAAATAGTGGCCTCGTTTGGTACGTTACAGCCGCTGATCGCTTTTATCAACAGGGCGTTGGAATAG
- a CDS encoding MmcQ/YjbR family DNA-binding protein, translating to MNIEDLRDYCLSLPEAAEDFPFGEDTIVFKIRGKIFLLCGLDSNPLQFNVKCDPDEALELREQYPAVQPGYHMNKKHWNTVAVDGTLNLQQLRKMIVNSYKLAIKSLPKKDREGLGLD from the coding sequence ATGAATATCGAAGATCTCAGAGATTATTGTCTTTCCCTTCCCGAAGCAGCCGAAGATTTTCCTTTTGGCGAGGATACAATTGTCTTTAAAATAAGAGGAAAAATATTCCTGCTCTGCGGCCTTGATAGCAACCCCTTGCAGTTTAATGTAAAATGTGACCCCGACGAAGCGCTTGAACTCCGTGAACAATATCCCGCCGTTCAGCCCGGTTATCATATGAATAAAAAACACTGGAATACGGTCGCTGTCGATGGCACGCTAAACCTGCAGCAACTCCGCAAAATGATCGTTAACTCCTATAAACTGGCTATAAAATCGCTTCCTAAAAAAGACCGCGAAGGCCTCGGCCTGGATTAG
- a CDS encoding aspartate-semialdehyde dehydrogenase: MKVAVVGATGLVGTKMLQVLAERNFPVTELVPVASERSVGKEVEFKGAKYKVVSMADGIAAKPAVAIFSAGGGTSLEWAPKFAEAGITVIDNSSAWRMDPTKKLVVPEINADALTAEDKIIANPNCSTIQMVVALNPLHQQYKIKRVVVSTYQSVTGTGKKAVDQLFNERKGAEGEMAYKYQIDLNVIPQIDVFLDNGYTKEEMKMVKETNKIMRDDSIKVTATTVRIPVVGGHSESVNVEFENDFDLEKVKELLSNAPGVVLQDDTASQVYPMPLWAHEKDEVFVGRLRRDESQPNTLNMWIVSDNLRKGAATNAVQIAEYLSGKGLL, translated from the coding sequence ATGAAAGTAGCTGTTGTTGGTGCCACAGGGCTTGTAGGCACTAAAATGTTGCAGGTTCTCGCTGAACGCAATTTCCCCGTAACTGAACTGGTGCCTGTGGCATCCGAAAGGTCTGTTGGTAAGGAAGTGGAATTTAAAGGAGCTAAGTACAAGGTGGTAAGTATGGCCGATGGTATTGCTGCAAAACCTGCTGTAGCTATCTTTTCCGCCGGCGGTGGTACTTCCCTTGAATGGGCGCCTAAATTCGCCGAAGCTGGCATCACAGTTATCGATAACTCCTCCGCATGGCGTATGGATCCTACCAAAAAACTGGTAGTGCCCGAGATCAACGCCGATGCACTCACTGCAGAAGATAAGATCATCGCCAACCCTAACTGTTCTACCATCCAGATGGTAGTGGCTTTAAATCCCCTGCACCAGCAATACAAGATCAAACGCGTAGTGGTAAGTACTTACCAGAGTGTTACCGGTACCGGTAAAAAAGCGGTAGACCAGCTGTTTAATGAAAGAAAAGGAGCGGAAGGGGAAATGGCTTATAAATACCAGATCGACCTTAACGTTATTCCCCAGATCGATGTGTTCCTGGATAACGGCTACACCAAGGAAGAAATGAAAATGGTGAAAGAAACCAACAAAATTATGCGTGACGACTCCATCAAGGTTACGGCAACCACCGTTCGTATCCCTGTAGTAGGCGGCCATAGCGAAAGCGTGAATGTGGAATTTGAAAATGATTTTGACCTCGAAAAAGTAAAAGAACTGCTGAGCAACGCTCCCGGCGTGGTGCTGCAGGACGATACCGCCAGCCAGGTTTATCCTATGCCGTTATGGGCGCACGAAAAAGACGAAGTTTTCGTAGGCCGTTTACGCCGCGACGAATCTCAGCCCAATACGCTTAATATGTGGATTGTAAGTGATAACTTGCGCAAAGGGGCAGCTACAAATGCTGTTCAGATTGCAGAATACCTCAGCGGAAAAGGTCTGCTCTAA
- a CDS encoding M13 family metallopeptidase, whose amino-acid sequence MKKYVYGLPAVALVLAGMVGCSGNKSEGAKRYLEPSNIDQTVKPGDNFFQYVNGAWIKNAEIPATETGVGSFTELDKSTREHLRGLLEGAAKGSNAKGSIEQLVGDFYAAGMDSATIDKRGYEPVKPVLQKIDALKDAASIMSLVPEMDKDGLGTMLGFYVGPDEKNSAVNIFSIYQSGLGLPDRDYYFNEDPATAKIQLAYSNYVKALFALTGADSVTALTNAITVFGIEKQMAAAHRTNVELRDPKTNYNKTAVADLAKRQPLINWPVVLKTAGVTADSLNVAQPAYYDKLNEMLKTVSINDWKLYLKARVLQKSAAALSSPFVDAQFEYSKALTGAQKLKPRWERIYQSVDGNIGEALGQLYVKKYFTEDAKKRMLELVNNLEKSFEHRIGNLDWMSDSTKVIAKAKLHAFTKKIGFPDKWRDYSKVSVEKDKYFEARVSAARNEHEFYVSQIGKPVDRTMWQMTPPTINAYYDPTRNEIVFPAGILQFPFFDPNADDAINYGGIGMVIGHEMTHGFDDQGSQYDKDGNMKDWWNKTDKEKFQAKVNQVIALYNSFTVLDSLHVNGALTVGENIADMGGIAIAYDAFKMTKQGQDTTKIDGFTPDQRFFMSFAQVWRSKFKDETVRQRVKTDPHSPAMWRVIAPLMNFEPFYQAFNVKPGDKMYKPEAERIKIW is encoded by the coding sequence ATGAAGAAATACGTGTACGGATTACCTGCTGTTGCCCTGGTTCTCGCCGGTATGGTGGGATGCTCTGGTAACAAAAGCGAAGGTGCCAAACGTTACCTGGAACCATCTAATATCGACCAGACGGTGAAGCCGGGAGACAACTTTTTCCAGTACGTTAACGGGGCATGGATTAAAAATGCAGAGATCCCCGCAACAGAAACCGGTGTGGGTTCTTTTACCGAACTGGATAAAAGCACACGCGAGCATCTGCGCGGATTGCTGGAAGGTGCTGCAAAAGGCAGTAATGCGAAAGGAAGTATTGAACAGCTGGTAGGTGATTTCTATGCGGCCGGCATGGACTCCGCAACTATCGATAAAAGAGGGTATGAGCCTGTTAAACCTGTGTTGCAGAAGATAGACGCACTGAAAGATGCCGCTTCTATCATGTCGCTCGTTCCGGAAATGGATAAGGATGGGCTGGGCACTATGCTGGGATTTTATGTAGGACCTGATGAGAAAAACAGCGCTGTTAATATTTTCAGCATTTATCAGTCCGGGCTGGGCCTGCCCGACAGGGACTATTACTTCAATGAAGATCCTGCAACAGCTAAAATTCAATTGGCGTACTCCAACTATGTTAAAGCGCTCTTCGCTTTAACTGGTGCCGATTCTGTGACTGCCTTAACCAATGCGATCACTGTTTTCGGAATTGAAAAACAAATGGCGGCAGCGCATCGCACTAATGTTGAACTGAGAGATCCCAAAACCAACTACAATAAAACGGCTGTAGCTGATCTGGCTAAAAGACAACCGCTGATCAACTGGCCTGTTGTACTGAAAACAGCCGGCGTTACTGCCGATTCTTTGAACGTAGCACAGCCTGCTTATTACGACAAGCTCAACGAAATGCTGAAAACAGTTTCCATTAACGACTGGAAACTCTATCTTAAAGCACGTGTGCTTCAAAAGTCTGCTGCTGCATTGAGCAGTCCGTTTGTAGATGCACAGTTCGAATATTCGAAAGCGTTAACAGGCGCACAAAAACTGAAACCGCGCTGGGAGCGCATTTACCAGTCCGTTGATGGTAACATTGGCGAGGCGCTGGGCCAGTTGTATGTAAAGAAATACTTTACGGAAGATGCTAAAAAAAGAATGCTTGAACTGGTAAATAACCTGGAGAAATCATTCGAACACAGGATTGGTAATCTTGACTGGATGAGTGATAGCACCAAGGTTATTGCAAAAGCCAAATTACACGCCTTCACTAAAAAGATCGGCTTCCCGGATAAGTGGAGAGACTATAGCAAAGTGTCTGTTGAAAAAGACAAATACTTTGAAGCAAGAGTTTCTGCCGCAAGAAATGAACATGAGTTTTACGTTAGCCAGATAGGCAAGCCGGTAGACAGAACGATGTGGCAAATGACCCCTCCTACCATCAATGCCTATTACGATCCTACACGTAACGAGATCGTATTCCCCGCGGGTATCCTTCAGTTTCCTTTCTTCGATCCCAATGCCGACGATGCCATCAACTATGGCGGCATAGGTATGGTGATAGGTCATGAAATGACACATGGCTTCGATGATCAGGGTTCTCAATACGACAAGGATGGCAACATGAAAGACTGGTGGAATAAAACCGATAAGGAAAAATTCCAGGCCAAGGTTAACCAGGTAATTGCGTTGTATAACAGCTTTACCGTGCTGGATTCCCTGCATGTAAATGGTGCGCTCACCGTAGGTGAAAACATCGCCGATATGGGTGGTATTGCCATTGCATACGACGCGTTCAAAATGACCAAACAGGGACAGGACACCACTAAGATCGATGGCTTTACACCAGACCAGCGGTTCTTCATGTCGTTTGCTCAGGTGTGGCGTAGTAAGTTCAAAGACGAAACAGTTCGCCAGCGCGTTAAAACCGATCCGCATTCACCTGCTATGTGGCGTGTAATTGCACCGCTCATGAACTTTGAACCCTTTTACCAGGCGTTTAATGTAAAACCGGGCGATAAAATGTACAAGCCTGAAGCGGAGCGTATCAAGATATGGTAA
- a CDS encoding PfkB family carbohydrate kinase, translating into MSLLVVGTMAFDDIETPFGKSGKIIGGSATYVAYAASNFVQPVQQVSIVGYDFPASELETLQQRGVATEGVEVVADKKSFYWSGKYHMDMNTRDTLVTDLNVLADFNPVVPESYQGAEFVMLGNLMPKLQKSVIQQLKKRPKLIVLDTMNFWMDTAMDDLKEVLTMVDVLLVNDSEARQLTGEFSLVKAARKILTMGPRYLIIKKGEHGALLFHENSVFFAPALPLEDVFDPTGAGDTFAGGFMGHLAKTQDISFENMKTAIIVGSAMASFCVERFGADRLKEITKADIDERLSEFVQLVNFDINLV; encoded by the coding sequence ATGTCATTATTAGTAGTGGGTACAATGGCGTTCGATGATATAGAAACGCCCTTTGGTAAATCAGGAAAAATTATTGGAGGTTCTGCAACATACGTGGCTTATGCTGCCAGCAATTTTGTTCAGCCTGTTCAGCAGGTTTCTATTGTTGGGTACGACTTCCCGGCATCGGAACTGGAAACGCTTCAGCAACGCGGCGTAGCTACAGAAGGTGTGGAAGTGGTGGCTGATAAAAAGTCTTTTTACTGGAGCGGGAAATATCATATGGATATGAATACCCGCGATACCCTGGTGACCGATTTAAACGTACTCGCCGATTTCAACCCTGTAGTTCCTGAAAGCTACCAGGGCGCCGAATTCGTAATGCTCGGCAATCTTATGCCCAAGCTGCAGAAATCGGTGATCCAGCAATTGAAAAAGCGCCCGAAACTCATCGTGCTCGATACCATGAACTTCTGGATGGACACCGCTATGGACGACCTGAAAGAAGTGCTCACAATGGTTGACGTACTCCTGGTTAACGATAGCGAAGCGCGCCAGCTTACAGGTGAATTTTCCCTGGTGAAGGCTGCCCGCAAGATCCTGACCATGGGGCCACGTTATCTGATCATCAAGAAAGGGGAACACGGTGCGTTGTTATTCCATGAAAACAGTGTGTTCTTTGCTCCGGCACTGCCACTGGAAGATGTTTTTGACCCCACAGGCGCAGGTGATACGTTCGCAGGCGGTTTCATGGGACACCTGGCTAAAACACAGGATATCTCTTTCGAGAACATGAAAACAGCTATCATCGTTGGTTCTGCCATGGCAAGCTTCTGTGTGGAACGTTTTGGCGCCGACAGACTTAAAGAAATTACCAAAGCTGATATCGATGAACGCCTCAGCGAATTTGTGCAGCTGGTGAACTTCGATATCAACCTTGTATAA
- a CDS encoding OmpA family protein: protein MQRILYTGSVVKSTALTAFLALALSAGAQFSYDYLKAADNYFGKADYASSAAYYEKYLQGGKQAGDQFDPYTAKAKRKADITGGWFKATYQLAESYRLLKDYTKAAPLYGQLADTVTTQYPLLQCHYAIALRALGKYAEAEQALNHFLQEYTGQDQYASQARREAANLRYIQQQLQKKDVALYSMRPVSAGKEGASYAPVQLANNVLLFTATWPDSNAAASKKHTNRLYQAVYTGGNLTGIEKAALPANHDLHEGAATVSADGNTIYLTRWSTRDGKKNAAIYVSHKSADGNWQAPVALDTTVNKPGANSQQPYLMPNGRQLLFASDRAGGTGGYDIWIAELGAEGLPLTVANAGTAVNTPYNEQAPYFHEASATLVFASEGRTGMGGYDLFFSKATGNGWTEAQNFGYPVNSIKDDMYFTSFSKGNNILEQVVLSSDRADVCCLELFGLQKRNPLTRVSGQIIACDNHTPLAGVTVEVSDKTTGKQLYSGITDAEGRYTFTMETLQPLNGTAMLDGYVKVSQPLQTKAAEGGENVTADPVCMAKQPPVVEEVTVLNNVYYEFNKADIKPESYPALNDVVALLKSRPGIKVEIGGHTDNKGSDLLNQRLSEQRAANVVAYLVSKGIDKTRLTAKGYGASLPIAPNTNDDGTDNPEGREKNRRTEMKVLAR from the coding sequence ATGCAACGAATATTATATACCGGTTCAGTTGTCAAGAGCACTGCGTTAACTGCTTTTCTGGCGTTGGCCCTTTCTGCAGGAGCACAGTTTAGCTACGACTATTTAAAAGCGGCAGATAACTATTTTGGTAAAGCCGACTATGCATCCTCTGCTGCTTATTATGAAAAGTATTTACAGGGGGGCAAACAAGCCGGGGACCAATTTGATCCTTATACGGCTAAAGCAAAAAGGAAGGCTGATATTACGGGTGGCTGGTTTAAAGCAACCTACCAGTTGGCGGAGAGCTATCGCCTGTTGAAGGATTATACGAAAGCGGCGCCTTTGTACGGGCAGCTGGCAGATACAGTCACAACGCAGTATCCGTTGTTGCAATGTCATTACGCTATTGCTCTCCGGGCGCTGGGTAAGTATGCAGAAGCGGAGCAGGCTTTGAATCATTTTTTACAGGAGTACACCGGGCAGGACCAGTACGCCAGCCAGGCCCGCCGGGAAGCTGCGAATCTGCGTTATATACAACAGCAACTGCAAAAGAAAGATGTGGCGCTGTATTCAATGAGGCCGGTAAGTGCTGGTAAAGAAGGGGCCAGCTATGCTCCGGTGCAGCTGGCGAATAATGTGCTGCTGTTTACAGCCACATGGCCCGATAGCAATGCTGCTGCAAGTAAAAAACATACCAACCGTTTATACCAGGCTGTTTATACCGGGGGGAACTTAACAGGAATAGAAAAAGCGGCATTGCCGGCTAATCACGACTTACATGAAGGCGCAGCAACTGTGTCTGCTGATGGTAATACCATTTATCTTACCCGCTGGAGTACCCGCGACGGAAAGAAAAATGCTGCCATTTACGTTAGTCATAAAAGTGCCGACGGTAACTGGCAGGCACCGGTGGCTTTGGATACCACAGTTAACAAGCCTGGAGCCAACAGCCAGCAACCGTACCTGATGCCCAATGGCAGGCAACTGCTTTTTGCGAGTGACCGGGCCGGCGGTACAGGCGGATATGATATATGGATTGCTGAACTGGGAGCTGAAGGATTACCTCTAACGGTAGCTAATGCAGGCACGGCTGTTAACACCCCCTACAATGAACAAGCGCCTTATTTCCACGAAGCTTCCGCCACCCTGGTATTTGCCAGCGAGGGCAGAACGGGCATGGGTGGATACGATTTGTTTTTCAGTAAAGCAACAGGTAACGGCTGGACTGAAGCGCAAAACTTCGGCTACCCGGTTAACTCCATTAAAGACGACATGTATTTTACCAGCTTTAGCAAGGGCAATAATATCCTGGAGCAGGTGGTGCTGAGTTCAGACAGGGCCGATGTTTGTTGCCTGGAGCTGTTTGGTCTGCAGAAGAGAAACCCGCTGACACGTGTAAGCGGGCAGATCATTGCCTGCGACAACCATACCCCGCTGGCAGGTGTAACTGTAGAAGTATCTGATAAAACTACCGGGAAACAGCTTTACAGCGGCATTACCGATGCCGAAGGGCGTTATACTTTTACAATGGAGACATTGCAGCCATTGAATGGCACTGCAATGCTCGATGGATATGTGAAAGTGAGCCAGCCCCTACAAACGAAGGCGGCAGAAGGAGGGGAGAATGTAACAGCCGATCCCGTATGTATGGCCAAACAACCGCCGGTGGTTGAGGAAGTAACGGTATTAAATAACGTTTATTACGAGTTTAACAAAGCCGATATCAAGCCCGAATCTTACCCGGCGCTGAACGATGTGGTGGCGCTCCTGAAAAGCCGCCCCGGCATTAAAGTTGAAATTGGCGGCCATACCGATAATAAAGGCTCCGACCTCTTAAACCAACGTTTATCTGAACAGCGGGCGGCGAATGTCGTTGCTTACCTCGTAAGCAAAGGCATCGATAAAACGCGTTTAACTGCTAAAGGATATGGCGCCAGCCTGCCGATAGCGCCTAACACAAATGACGATGGAACCGATAATCCGGAAGGAAGGGAAAAGAACCGCCGTACCGAAATGAAGGTACTGGCCCGGTAG
- a CDS encoding PorP/SprF family type IX secretion system membrane protein, with protein sequence MKRIIKITLLLFSTALLAGRATAQVDPHFTQYYVYPAWLNPALTGVFDGDYRAAAIYRNQWNSVASAFSTMGASLEFTTNKNLNAGVSIVHQVAGNGGFNYTTAYGNVAYTGVRFGAAGYHRLVFGLQAGLIQRKFNPSKLVFNDQWNPVTGGMIPTQEAITNPSATSFDAGAGVLYYDATPGKKANIFGGFSASHITRPENRFAAVVNEKMPVRYTIHGGVKLAVNDELSLTPNAIYLRQGNMEEKVIGTYAQLKAAVSTDLLLGLNYRLQDAVSVYAGFTHNNMVFSASYDVNTSDLGKMVGGTNSFEISLTFVGRKKAKTPEVEFVCPRL encoded by the coding sequence ATGAAAAGAATTATCAAAATCACGCTGCTGCTGTTTTCTACGGCCTTGCTTGCAGGAAGGGCTACTGCACAGGTTGATCCGCATTTTACACAATACTATGTGTACCCGGCCTGGTTAAATCCTGCGCTTACAGGTGTATTTGATGGCGATTACAGGGCTGCTGCCATTTATCGTAATCAATGGAACAGCGTGGCAAGTGCTTTTTCTACTATGGGTGCGTCGCTGGAATTTACTACCAATAAAAATCTTAATGCGGGCGTTAGTATTGTGCATCAGGTTGCCGGTAACGGGGGATTTAATTATACAACTGCTTATGGTAATGTTGCTTATACCGGTGTAAGGTTTGGCGCGGCCGGATACCATCGCCTTGTGTTTGGTTTACAGGCAGGTTTAATACAACGGAAGTTTAACCCGTCGAAGCTGGTATTCAATGACCAGTGGAACCCGGTAACGGGTGGCATGATACCTACACAGGAAGCTATTACCAATCCTTCTGCCACCTCATTCGATGCGGGCGCGGGTGTATTATATTACGATGCTACACCCGGTAAAAAGGCTAATATCTTCGGAGGTTTCTCTGCGTCCCATATCACCAGGCCCGAAAACAGGTTTGCTGCGGTGGTGAACGAAAAAATGCCCGTGCGTTATACTATTCATGGTGGTGTAAAACTGGCTGTGAATGATGAACTGAGTCTTACCCCAAATGCTATTTATCTGCGCCAGGGTAATATGGAAGAAAAAGTAATTGGAACTTATGCCCAGCTAAAGGCGGCGGTAAGTACCGATCTGTTGCTGGGACTCAACTACCGTTTGCAGGACGCCGTTTCGGTATACGCTGGGTTCACTCATAATAACATGGTGTTCAGTGCAAGCTACGATGTTAACACCTCCGACCTGGGTAAGATGGTTGGCGGGACCAATAGTTTTGAAATATCATTGACGTTTGTAGGCAGAAAGAAAGCAAAAACACCAGAGGTGGAATTTGTATGTCCCCGTTTGTAA